From Brochothrix thermosphacta DSM 20171 = FSL F6-1036, a single genomic window includes:
- the rapZ gene encoding RNase adapter RapZ: MPMNETNKVELVIVTGMSGAGKSVAVQSLEDIGYFCVDNLPPLLLPKFWELMHESGKEKIAVVMDLRSQDFFGSIDVYITKLIKQAGLDLTVLFLDADDEVLVTRYKETRRSHPLSAGESTYSGIKRERELLQYLKSISQVVIDTTNFKPKQLREQLMQRFLTNPEDVFHVNVTSFGFKYGIPIDADLVFDVRFLPNPFYDETMRELTGLDQEVYDYVMKWPDTEEFLIKLLDLLRFVLPSYKREGKTQLLIAIGCTGGQHRSVSLARYIDEQLRDDYQTSLTHRDVEKHVRG; this comes from the coding sequence ATGCCAATGAATGAAACAAACAAAGTAGAGCTTGTAATTGTTACAGGTATGTCTGGAGCAGGGAAATCTGTTGCAGTTCAGTCTTTGGAAGATATCGGGTATTTTTGTGTAGATAATTTACCACCATTATTGTTACCAAAATTTTGGGAATTGATGCATGAATCGGGTAAAGAAAAAATCGCTGTCGTAATGGATTTACGCTCACAAGATTTTTTTGGATCGATTGATGTTTATATCACAAAGTTAATTAAACAAGCAGGTTTAGATTTGACAGTGTTGTTCCTTGATGCAGACGATGAAGTACTTGTAACCCGTTATAAAGAGACAAGACGCTCTCATCCGCTTTCTGCAGGTGAATCCACCTATTCAGGTATAAAGCGCGAACGTGAGCTGTTACAGTATCTTAAAAGCATCTCACAAGTTGTTATCGATACAACTAATTTTAAACCAAAGCAATTGCGTGAACAATTGATGCAACGTTTTTTGACAAACCCTGAAGATGTTTTTCATGTCAATGTGACATCATTTGGCTTTAAGTATGGAATACCGATTGATGCTGATTTAGTGTTTGATGTGCGATTTTTACCCAATCCATTTTACGATGAAACGATGCGTGAATTAACAGGTCTAGATCAGGAAGTGTATGATTATGTTATGAAATGGCCAGATACTGAAGAGTTTTTAATTAAGCTCTTAGATTTATTGCGTTTCGTTCTTCCGAGCTATAAACGAGAAGGTAAAACGCAGTTATTGATTGCAATTGGTTGTACAGGTGGTCAACATCGTTCAGTGTCATTAGCGCGTTACATTGATGAACAACTACGTGATGATTATCAGACATCATTGACACACCGTGATGTTGAAAAGCATGTAAGAGGATAA
- a CDS encoding phospho-sugar mutase, whose protein sequence is MSWKKQYHNWDEFQELDETNRAELDAIKADKEALEDRFYKYIEFGTAGMRGLLGVGTNRLNEYTVRWVTEGLARYIATQGKAASKRGVVIAYDPRYLSQEFAYVAASVLAMHDIKAYVFESLRPTPELSYAIRYLKTFNGIMITASHNPSDYNGFKVYGEDGAQMTPEAVATIVEELVKLESHELEIKKIDTEDAIEKGKIEVISTIVDKPYLCDLESVVVNDSLIRKNGGDVSIVYTPLHGTGGVLMPTVFEIAGFTNVDYVSKQMKPDPEFSTVKSPNPENADAFKFAARLGEDNEADVLLATDPDADRLGVAVPDETGAFQVLSGNQIGALILYYTLSERKKSGLLPDNGAVIKSIVTSDLGGKIAEHFDVKMFDVLTGFKYIGEKIAQWQSDKSYVYQFGYEESNGYMLKPFTRDKDALQAGLAFAELTLAYKKQGLSVLQVLNGLYDQFGYYTDEVVSLTLSGREGLAESARIMSSLRETPPKSIAGLTISKLEDFSVQKRYNNSTNTETDIDLPSANVLKFHFEDGSWFCVRPSGTEPKIKFYYCITDKTAEASQQKLEMIKEAVSSLAK, encoded by the coding sequence ATGAGTTGGAAAAAACAATACCATAATTGGGATGAATTTCAAGAATTAGATGAAACTAATCGCGCTGAATTAGATGCTATAAAAGCAGATAAGGAAGCACTTGAAGATCGTTTTTATAAATATATCGAATTTGGAACAGCAGGGATGCGTGGCTTATTGGGTGTGGGAACAAATCGCTTAAATGAGTATACAGTGAGATGGGTGACTGAAGGGTTAGCACGCTATATTGCTACTCAAGGAAAAGCTGCTTCTAAACGTGGCGTTGTTATTGCTTATGACCCCCGTTATTTATCACAAGAGTTTGCTTATGTAGCAGCAAGTGTTCTTGCAATGCATGATATTAAAGCTTACGTATTTGAGAGTTTACGCCCAACACCAGAGCTATCATATGCGATTCGTTATTTGAAAACGTTTAATGGTATCATGATTACTGCCAGTCATAACCCATCAGATTATAATGGCTTCAAGGTCTATGGTGAGGATGGTGCCCAAATGACTCCCGAGGCAGTTGCAACAATTGTTGAAGAGTTAGTGAAATTAGAATCACATGAATTAGAAATTAAAAAAATAGATACTGAAGATGCAATTGAAAAAGGCAAGATTGAAGTGATTAGTACTATTGTTGATAAACCATATCTTTGTGATTTAGAATCGGTTGTAGTTAACGATTCGCTTATTCGTAAAAATGGTGGCGATGTTTCGATTGTATATACACCACTTCATGGAACTGGTGGCGTTTTAATGCCAACAGTATTTGAAATTGCTGGTTTTACTAATGTTGATTACGTATCTAAGCAAATGAAACCCGATCCAGAATTCTCTACAGTAAAATCACCCAATCCTGAAAATGCGGATGCGTTTAAGTTTGCAGCTCGTTTAGGGGAAGATAATGAAGCAGATGTTCTGCTTGCTACTGATCCAGATGCTGACCGTTTAGGTGTTGCTGTACCGGATGAAACGGGTGCGTTCCAAGTGCTGTCAGGAAACCAAATCGGCGCATTGATTTTATATTATACGCTATCTGAGAGAAAAAAATCTGGTTTACTTCCTGACAATGGTGCTGTTATTAAATCTATTGTAACAAGCGATTTAGGTGGTAAAATAGCAGAGCATTTTGACGTTAAAATGTTTGATGTTTTAACTGGATTCAAATATATCGGTGAAAAAATTGCACAATGGCAATCAGATAAATCATACGTTTATCAATTCGGTTATGAAGAAAGTAATGGCTATATGTTAAAACCATTTACACGTGATAAAGATGCATTACAGGCTGGACTTGCATTCGCTGAGTTAACACTAGCTTATAAGAAGCAAGGTTTGTCTGTATTACAAGTGTTGAATGGTTTATACGACCAGTTTGGCTATTACACAGATGAAGTGGTGTCGCTTACATTATCAGGTCGAGAAGGATTAGCTGAAAGTGCACGTATTATGTCATCATTACGTGAAACACCGCCAAAAAGCATTGCAGGACTAACAATTAGTAAATTAGAAGATTTTTCCGTGCAAAAGCGTTATAATAACAGCACAAATACAGAAACTGACATCGACTTACCGAGTGCAAATGTTTTGAAGTTTCATTTTGAAGATGGTTCATGGTTCTGTGTAAGACCTTCTGGGACTGAACCAAAGATTAAATTTTATTACTGTATCACGGATAAAACAGCAGAAGCATCACAACAGAAATTAGAAATGATTAAAGAAGCAGTTTCTAGTCTTGCAAAATAA
- a CDS encoding glycosyltransferase — protein sequence MKKVTILIPAYNEEEAIPALYAELDRVSALCGDYLFDFLFVDDGSSDATLFILEQMRQKDQRIKTLALSRNYGKETAMMAGIDYAEGDALVILDADLQDPPELIIEMLKWWEEGYDDVYAKRRTRKGESWMKRITSKRYYAMLQKTTRIPLQRDTGDFRLLDRRCIDALQTIRETQRYTKGLFSWIGFKKKEILFDRQPRIAGKTKWNYFNLINLAIEGFTSFTIVPLRISTIAGFFVSFIAFIYMIIILIRTLMFGPDVSGYPSLMMVILFLGGIQLISLGVIGEYLGRIFNETKKRPLYFIDTYNEEKVYNISDGNTKI from the coding sequence ATGAAGAAAGTAACAATTTTAATTCCAGCCTATAACGAGGAAGAAGCAATTCCCGCTTTATACGCAGAGCTCGATCGTGTATCAGCGTTATGTGGAGACTATCTATTTGATTTTTTGTTTGTTGATGATGGGAGTTCAGATGCAACGTTATTCATTTTAGAACAGATGCGTCAAAAAGATCAGCGCATTAAAACACTGGCACTTTCACGTAATTATGGCAAAGAAACGGCCATGATGGCTGGTATTGATTATGCTGAAGGTGATGCACTTGTTATTTTGGACGCAGATTTGCAAGACCCACCGGAGTTAATCATTGAAATGTTAAAATGGTGGGAAGAAGGTTACGATGATGTTTATGCAAAACGTCGTACACGTAAGGGCGAATCATGGATGAAACGCATAACTTCAAAACGCTACTATGCAATGCTTCAAAAAACAACGCGTATTCCTTTGCAACGTGATACAGGTGATTTTCGTCTATTAGACCGTCGCTGTATTGATGCTCTACAAACAATTAGAGAAACACAGCGTTATACGAAAGGTCTTTTTAGTTGGATTGGTTTTAAGAAAAAAGAAATTTTATTTGATCGTCAACCACGAATAGCAGGAAAAACAAAATGGAATTATTTCAATTTAATTAATTTAGCAATCGAAGGTTTTACATCATTTACGATTGTGCCATTACGCATTTCGACAATTGCCGGTTTTTTTGTATCTTTTATAGCGTTTATTTATATGATAATTATTTTAATCAGAACATTGATGTTTGGACCTGATGTTTCAGGGTATCCTTCATTGATGATGGTTATTTTATTCCTTGGTGGTATCCAATTAATTAGCCTCGGAGTTATAGGTGAATATTTGGGTCGTATATTTAACGAAACAAAAAAACGCCCATTATATTTTATAGATACTTATAATGAGGAAAAAGTGTATAATATTAGTGATGGAAACACTAAAATCTAA
- a CDS encoding CDP-glycerol glycerophosphotransferase family protein produces the protein MMKKIYMLLMLLFSRGLAVFSKRDKIVFLSSFGDNNVPVANELIQRNPTASIVFLYERSAGQSLLNLDPRIVQKKCDGVAMFSCIPTLVSARKLVIDNYFAVLGALPKNKKSETIQVWHANGAIKQFGYEDASNRIRPLADKKRFKKVYDFTDSYVVGSKKMQAIFEQSFEARGKKFLPFGIARTDVFFDNKLMTQKRLEIRRKFDVSESKKVIVYAPTYRSGELSNELQLDVELLRREHSEDSVLLIKRHPRLNDSDLLTDDDFIKIVPNTTALTDFYPAIDVLISDFSSIPFEISLLPTVKKMLFFCYDEKEYELQQGLQQNWRTMLPGPIIATSQLLSEELKNVPYKADYEGYNKTWNTYTTGNAVKQLADYLQ, from the coding sequence ATGATGAAAAAAATATACATGTTGCTAATGCTTTTATTTTCAAGAGGACTTGCGGTTTTCTCTAAACGTGATAAAATAGTTTTCTTGTCCTCTTTTGGTGATAATAATGTACCTGTTGCGAACGAATTAATTCAGCGTAATCCAACTGCTTCGATTGTCTTTTTGTATGAACGATCTGCGGGCCAATCGCTTTTAAATTTAGACCCACGAATTGTACAAAAAAAATGTGATGGTGTAGCGATGTTTAGTTGTATCCCAACCTTAGTGTCAGCTCGTAAGTTAGTGATTGATAATTACTTTGCAGTTCTGGGGGCATTACCTAAAAATAAGAAATCTGAGACGATTCAAGTGTGGCATGCTAATGGTGCAATTAAACAATTTGGATACGAAGATGCATCAAATAGGATAAGACCTCTGGCAGATAAAAAACGCTTTAAAAAAGTGTATGATTTTACTGATAGTTATGTTGTGGGCTCAAAAAAAATGCAGGCTATCTTTGAACAATCGTTTGAAGCGAGAGGAAAGAAATTTTTACCATTTGGGATTGCACGAACCGATGTTTTTTTTGATAATAAATTAATGACTCAAAAACGTTTAGAAATTCGCCGAAAATTTGATGTTAGTGAGTCTAAAAAAGTGATAGTATATGCTCCTACCTACCGTTCAGGTGAACTTAGCAATGAATTGCAATTAGATGTTGAGTTATTGCGACGTGAACATTCAGAAGATAGTGTGTTGCTAATTAAAAGGCACCCACGATTGAACGATTCAGATTTATTGACAGATGATGATTTTATTAAAATAGTACCAAATACAACAGCTTTGACGGATTTTTATCCTGCGATTGATGTATTGATTAGTGATTTTTCTTCTATTCCGTTTGAGATATCATTATTACCTACGGTTAAAAAAATGTTATTCTTTTGTTATGATGAGAAAGAGTATGAACTGCAGCAAGGGTTACAACAGAACTGGCGAACAATGCTACCAGGCCCGATTATAGCAACCTCTCAATTACTGAGTGAAGAACTAAAAAATGTGCCTTACAAAGCTGATTATGAAGGCTACAACAAAACATGGAACACCTATACCACCGGCAATGCTGTTAAACAGTTGGCGGACTATCTACAGTAG
- the tagH gene encoding teichoic acids export ABC transporter ATP-binding subunit TagH, which produces MTVKVSVKDVSKQYDLYKNKSDRIKAIFNKNKKPQEFWALRHVSFDVHEGETVGLIGVNGSGKSTVSSIIAGIAPLTKGELKVNGEVSMIAIGAGLKGPLTGLENIRMKCLMLGYSMKKINELMPEIIEFSDLGDFIHQPVKSYSSGMKSRLGFAIAVHIDPDVLVIDEALSVGDKTFYQKCVDKIMEFKAQGKTIFFVSHSLAQVKKLCDRIIWMHYGELKMDGPSAEVAKAYDEYVKWFNGLTAAEKKKYQQDCKNKQKQPYLPLEVIKSGDTDSRSVRNQSKYAKIDKKGSVLTPFILIGLMIVMLVTGFSIATNQSVAALIIPSLKNETQENQAEKKMVWENVDEKARFNKSNVPLYSDEKLTKKVDAKVALGEDLKVLRQSGSTVEIAIAKDKFYTTKGNYQYRSDSIVQDSVDTSKLIPLIDNRIADSFEYFTAYLGSNKSKVLDAMNSLDHPKKKYVSLYEGSLKYHYDDSGQINSMEMASTQPITVKDLNISKSQTLYDEKEQSFFFEGNDYQYYVTKKTVTIHPK; this is translated from the coding sequence ATGACAGTTAAAGTTTCAGTCAAAGATGTATCAAAACAGTATGATTTGTACAAAAATAAATCAGATCGTATTAAGGCAATCTTTAATAAAAATAAAAAACCACAAGAGTTTTGGGCATTGCGTCATGTTTCTTTTGATGTTCATGAAGGCGAAACAGTGGGTTTAATCGGGGTAAATGGCTCTGGTAAGTCTACAGTGTCAAGTATTATTGCAGGTATAGCGCCACTCACTAAAGGTGAATTAAAAGTCAATGGTGAAGTGTCGATGATTGCAATCGGTGCAGGTCTTAAAGGTCCTTTGACAGGACTTGAAAATATTCGTATGAAATGTTTAATGCTTGGTTATAGCATGAAAAAAATTAATGAACTTATGCCAGAAATCATTGAGTTTTCTGATTTAGGCGATTTTATCCATCAGCCAGTTAAAAGCTATTCAAGTGGTATGAAATCTCGTTTGGGTTTTGCTATTGCAGTTCATATCGATCCGGATGTACTGGTAATAGATGAGGCGTTGAGTGTTGGTGATAAAACATTTTATCAAAAATGTGTGGATAAGATTATGGAATTTAAAGCACAAGGTAAAACAATTTTCTTTGTGTCGCATTCTTTAGCCCAAGTAAAAAAACTATGTGACCGTATTATTTGGATGCACTATGGTGAATTAAAAATGGATGGTCCTTCAGCTGAAGTAGCCAAAGCATATGACGAGTATGTTAAGTGGTTTAATGGCTTAACTGCAGCTGAAAAGAAAAAATATCAACAAGATTGTAAAAATAAACAAAAACAACCTTATTTACCGTTAGAAGTAATTAAAAGTGGTGATACAGATTCGCGTAGCGTACGAAATCAGTCTAAGTATGCCAAAATAGATAAAAAAGGCAGTGTTTTAACGCCGTTTATACTTATTGGGTTGATGATTGTGATGTTAGTCACTGGTTTTTCAATTGCAACAAATCAAAGTGTTGCAGCATTGATTATTCCATCATTAAAAAATGAAACTCAGGAAAATCAGGCTGAAAAGAAAATGGTTTGGGAGAACGTTGATGAAAAGGCTCGTTTCAACAAGAGTAATGTTCCGCTTTATTCTGATGAAAAACTGACGAAAAAAGTGGATGCTAAAGTTGCACTCGGTGAAGACCTTAAAGTATTGCGCCAAAGTGGATCGACAGTAGAAATAGCAATCGCTAAGGACAAGTTCTACACCACAAAAGGTAACTATCAATACAGATCTGATAGTATAGTGCAAGATAGTGTCGATACATCAAAATTAATCCCGTTAATAGACAACCGTATAGCAGATTCCTTTGAATATTTTACTGCTTATCTTGGTTCGAATAAGAGCAAGGTCTTGGATGCTATGAACTCATTAGATCACCCCAAAAAGAAATATGTGTCATTATACGAAGGTTCTTTGAAATATCATTATGATGACTCAGGTCAAATCAATTCAATGGAAATGGCAAGTACACAACCCATTACTGTGAAAGATTTAAATATTTCTAAAAGCCAAACGCTTTATGACGAAAAGGAACAGTCATTTTTCTTCGAAGGAAATGATTATCAATATTACGTGACTAAAAAAACAGTTACTATTCATCCAAAATAA
- a CDS encoding ABC transporter permease: MKDAVSIVKDQLKHLSMILRIARYEERADYQSHYLGLLWQILNPLIQIGTYYLIFGVGLRGTRTATDGVPFFVWMVVGMTTWMFINQSITRGSKAIVNKVNLVSKMKFPLNILPSINIASGFSVYLVMLVVSLILLASQGVTPTLMWAQYIYYFICMIVFLYAVTLFTSTITVLFRDMQFVIQSVMRLLFYVSGTIWNIAEMPESIRHYFSLNPILYIVEGFRDAFLSRAWFWESPALTIYFWAFTLFFLVAGSVLHNKFKESFVDYV; encoded by the coding sequence TTGAAAGATGCAGTTAGTATTGTAAAAGATCAATTAAAACATTTGAGTATGATTCTGCGAATTGCACGTTATGAAGAACGAGCAGACTATCAAAGTCATTATTTAGGTTTGTTATGGCAAATTCTAAATCCATTAATTCAAATAGGTACGTATTATCTAATCTTTGGTGTAGGTTTACGAGGAACTCGCACAGCTACAGACGGTGTGCCATTCTTTGTATGGATGGTTGTTGGTATGACAACATGGATGTTTATTAATCAATCAATCACACGAGGCAGCAAAGCAATCGTAAATAAAGTAAATCTTGTAAGCAAGATGAAATTTCCACTTAATATTTTACCATCAATCAATATTGCTTCAGGCTTTTCGGTGTATTTAGTAATGTTAGTTGTCTCATTAATCTTATTAGCATCACAAGGTGTGACGCCAACATTGATGTGGGCACAATATATTTATTATTTTATTTGTATGATTGTTTTCTTATATGCTGTAACGTTATTTACTTCGACAATAACAGTCTTATTTAGAGATATGCAGTTTGTTATTCAATCAGTCATGCGACTCTTATTTTATGTCTCAGGAACTATTTGGAATATAGCTGAGATGCCAGAATCAATTCGTCATTATTTCAGTTTGAATCCAATTCTATACATAGTTGAAGGATTCCGTGATGCTTTTCTTTCACGTGCGTGGTTCTGGGAAAGCCCAGCATTGACAATATATTTTTGGGCGTTCACGCTCTTTTTCTTGGTTGCAGGTAGTGTACTTCACAACAAGTTTAAAGAGAGCTTTGTTGACTATGTTTAA
- a CDS encoding type 1 glutamine amidotransferase domain-containing protein, whose protein sequence is MLLKGKKILSFVSTDFEDLELWYPILRLREEGAIVHLIAEEKSHEYIGKYGVPAVSDATFSEINTEDYDALLVPGGWSPDKLRRFDDVLRITREFNDAKKPIGQICHAGWVLISADILKGVNVTSTPGIKDDMTNAGAIWHDEAVVVDGHIVSSRRPPDLPDYMREFIKVIAK, encoded by the coding sequence GTGTTACTTAAAGGGAAAAAAATACTATCATTTGTCAGTACTGATTTTGAAGATTTAGAATTATGGTACCCGATACTTCGTCTAAGAGAAGAAGGTGCGATTGTTCATTTAATAGCTGAAGAAAAGTCACATGAATATATTGGTAAATACGGTGTTCCTGCTGTTTCCGATGCGACTTTTTCTGAAATTAATACGGAAGATTACGATGCATTATTAGTTCCAGGCGGTTGGTCACCTGATAAATTACGTCGTTTTGATGATGTGTTACGTATTACGCGTGAATTTAATGATGCTAAAAAACCAATCGGGCAAATTTGCCATGCAGGATGGGTACTAATTTCAGCAGATATTCTCAAAGGTGTGAATGTTACAAGCACGCCGGGGATTAAAGATGATATGACGAATGCAGGAGCAATTTGGCACGACGAAGCAGTAGTAGTAGATGGTCATATTGTGTCAAGCCGTAGACCGCCAGATTTACCTGATTATATGAGAGAATTCATCAAAGTTATAGCAAAATAA
- a CDS encoding phosphoglycerate dehydrogenase: MPNTYNVKTYNEIAVKGLKKLDPEKYYLNGSGNVDAVLLRSYDMNQQDLPESLLAIARAGAGVNNIPVEACSDAGVVVMNTPGANANAVKELVIANLLTIARPMIEGANWVKQLPKTNLAENVEKGKKKFVGTEIHGKTLGIVGLGHIGRIIANDAVALGMDVVIYDPYVSVEAAWQVSREVERVDELKQLLEISDYITIHVPLLESTKAMINKVSLQDIKEGAVLLNFARGELVDTEAIVDALNSGKLKNYVADFADEKLFGQEGVRILPHLGASTIEAEENCAVMAAKELAHFLETGNVRNSVNFPRVELPYRGLTRIAIAHHNVPNMVGQFTTKIAENQLNIGDMINRSRNKIAYTLIDLDNVTSTINHEKLKQALEQIEGIIRVRIIKGDY, encoded by the coding sequence ATGCCTAATACTTATAACGTTAAGACATACAATGAGATAGCTGTTAAAGGCCTAAAAAAACTTGATCCTGAGAAGTATTACCTCAATGGTAGCGGTAATGTTGATGCGGTTTTATTGCGTAGTTACGACATGAATCAGCAAGATTTACCAGAGTCGTTATTAGCAATAGCGAGAGCGGGCGCAGGTGTGAATAACATTCCTGTTGAAGCTTGTAGTGATGCAGGCGTCGTTGTGATGAATACGCCTGGAGCCAACGCAAACGCTGTGAAAGAGCTCGTGATTGCGAATTTGCTCACAATTGCTCGACCGATGATTGAAGGTGCAAATTGGGTGAAACAGTTGCCTAAGACAAACCTAGCAGAGAATGTTGAAAAAGGTAAAAAGAAATTTGTAGGCACTGAAATTCACGGGAAAACATTAGGTATCGTTGGTTTAGGGCACATTGGCCGTATTATCGCTAACGATGCTGTAGCATTAGGGATGGATGTTGTTATCTATGATCCCTATGTATCTGTTGAAGCGGCTTGGCAAGTTTCGCGTGAAGTTGAGCGTGTGGATGAATTAAAACAATTGCTTGAAATTAGTGATTATATTACGATTCATGTGCCATTATTAGAATCAACAAAAGCAATGATAAATAAAGTAAGCCTACAAGATATCAAAGAAGGGGCTGTGTTATTAAATTTTGCCCGTGGCGAACTTGTTGACACAGAAGCAATTGTTGATGCATTGAATAGCGGAAAATTAAAAAACTATGTTGCTGATTTTGCAGACGAAAAACTATTTGGTCAAGAAGGCGTGCGGATTTTACCACATTTAGGCGCTTCAACAATAGAAGCGGAAGAAAACTGTGCTGTGATGGCAGCAAAAGAATTAGCCCATTTTCTAGAGACAGGTAACGTTCGTAATTCTGTTAACTTCCCACGTGTAGAACTTCCTTACCGTGGTTTAACGAGAATCGCGATTGCTCATCACAATGTGCCAAATATGGTTGGGCAATTTACTACTAAAATTGCAGAAAATCAACTGAATATTGGTGATATGATTAATCGTAGCCGTAATAAAATTGCATACACACTGATTGATTTAGATAATGTGACAAGTACCATCAATCATGAGAAGCTAAAACAAGCGTTAGAGCAAATAGAAGGAATCATTCGAGTTCGTATTATTAAAGGTGATTATTAA
- the serC gene encoding 3-phosphoserine/phosphohydroxythreonine transaminase, whose protein sequence is MEQRVYNFSAGPAVMPKAVLKKAQNEFLSYQQSGMSVMELSHRSELFETILSDTESLLRRLMDIPANYKVLFIQGGASLQFSMVPLNLANGKKVAYIDSGSWSKKAIEEAKKTAEVVTIASSAKNSYHTLPVIEPVTEDYAYVHLTTNSTIEGTAYLDIPLDKFNGLPLVADMSSNILSSEYNVEDFALIYAGAQKNIGPAGVTIVIVREDFIQSLPELPTLLSYETYANANSMYNTPPTFSIYMAKLELEWIEEQGGVAVIEKANRKKAQLLYDFLDHSDFYTSPVEAGHRSLTNIPFLTPSPTMDEEFVIAAEASGLTNLEGHRVVGGMRASVYNAMPIEGVEALIAFMNKFAVANTVTGDVNNA, encoded by the coding sequence ATGGAACAACGCGTTTATAATTTTTCAGCAGGTCCAGCCGTAATGCCAAAGGCTGTCTTAAAAAAAGCACAAAATGAATTTTTATCTTATCAGCAATCAGGTATGTCTGTGATGGAACTGAGCCACCGCTCAGAATTGTTCGAAACAATTTTAAGTGATACCGAATCACTGTTGCGTCGTTTAATGGACATTCCCGCTAATTATAAAGTGTTATTTATACAAGGTGGCGCAAGTTTACAGTTTTCGATGGTACCGCTAAATTTAGCGAATGGGAAAAAAGTTGCCTATATTGACTCAGGTTCATGGTCTAAAAAAGCAATTGAAGAAGCCAAAAAAACAGCAGAGGTTGTAACAATTGCCTCTTCAGCTAAAAATAGTTATCATACGTTACCGGTGATTGAACCCGTAACAGAAGACTATGCTTATGTACATCTTACGACAAATAGTACAATAGAAGGAACGGCTTATTTAGATATACCACTCGACAAATTTAATGGTTTACCATTAGTAGCTGATATGTCATCTAATATCCTATCAAGCGAATATAATGTCGAAGATTTTGCATTAATATATGCAGGTGCACAGAAAAATATTGGGCCAGCAGGTGTAACAATCGTTATTGTGCGTGAGGATTTCATTCAGTCACTACCTGAATTACCAACCCTGCTAAGCTATGAAACCTATGCAAATGCTAATTCAATGTACAATACGCCGCCAACGTTTTCGATTTATATGGCAAAACTTGAGTTAGAATGGATTGAAGAACAAGGCGGTGTTGCGGTAATTGAAAAAGCAAACCGTAAAAAAGCGCAATTATTATATGACTTTTTAGATCATAGTGATTTTTATACGTCGCCAGTTGAAGCGGGACATCGTTCATTAACGAACATTCCATTCCTCACACCTTCGCCTACAATGGATGAAGAATTCGTCATTGCTGCGGAAGCATCGGGTTTAACAAATCTTGAAGGGCACCGTGTAGTAGGTGGAATGCGAGCAAGTGTTTATAATGCAATGCCGATTGAAGGTGTTGAAGCACTGATAGCCTTTATGAATAAATTTGCAGTAGCCAATACGGTGACGGGGGATGTAAATAATGCCTAA